In the Carboxydothermus hydrogenoformans Z-2901 genome, one interval contains:
- a CDS encoding MarR family winged helix-turn-helix transcriptional regulator, whose translation MEELLHRLAAVFKFKEEWQLEKTGLSSQELFVLEHLQEGEKFRFGQFARKFGLKPSTLTGIIDRLEQKGLVMRKRDEKDRKAVYLVLTDKGRELVAEHFQEDREFYQALLKNLTYREKQQFLDLLTKILPADLGELLPGGEEK comes from the coding sequence ATGGAGGAGCTTTTACATCGGCTGGCAGCGGTTTTTAAATTTAAAGAAGAATGGCAATTAGAAAAAACCGGCCTTAGCAGTCAGGAACTGTTTGTGCTGGAACATTTGCAGGAAGGGGAAAAATTTCGTTTTGGCCAGTTTGCCCGGAAATTTGGTTTAAAACCTTCTACTTTAACCGGAATTATCGACCGTTTGGAGCAAAAGGGTCTGGTGATGCGGAAAAGGGATGAGAAGGACCGGAAGGCCGTTTATTTGGTATTGACCGATAAGGGCCGAGAACTGGTAGCCGAACATTTCCAGGAAGACCGGGAATTTTATCAAGCGTTGCTAAAAAATTTAACATACCGGGAAAAACAGCAGTTTCTCGATTTGTTAACCAAAATCTTGCCCGCTGATTTAGGTGAACTGCTGCCGGGAGGTGAGGAAAAATGA
- a CDS encoding ATP-binding protein gives MAKKVAVVDPTLCDQAPACILVVVCPFGAIEQEPAEYDFPGFGKPVTVNQDLCTGCGKCLPFCSTGAISLVEKE, from the coding sequence ATGGCGAAAAAAGTTGCTGTAGTTGACCCGACTCTCTGCGATCAAGCCCCGGCTTGTATTTTAGTTGTGGTCTGCCCCTTTGGGGCTATTGAACAGGAGCCGGCAGAATACGATTTCCCCGGCTTTGGCAAACCGGTTACGGTTAATCAGGACTTATGTACCGGCTGTGGTAAATGTCTGCCTTTTTGTTCTACAGGAGCTATTAGCCTTGTGGAAAAAGAATAA
- a CDS encoding Lrp/AsnC family transcriptional regulator, which yields MEREILQLLHENAKLTPKQIATMLGVTEKEVRAKIKELEERKAIIKYHTLINWEKTEYEPVMALIEVKVTPQREVGFDGIARRIYQFAEVKDVYLMSGDYDLAVMVEGSSMKEVALFVALKLSTIEGVQSCATHFILKTYKHEGVILDDEEEDRRLVITP from the coding sequence ATGGAGCGTGAAATTTTACAATTACTCCACGAAAATGCTAAACTTACTCCCAAGCAAATTGCCACGATGCTGGGGGTGACGGAAAAGGAAGTCAGGGCCAAAATTAAAGAGCTGGAAGAAAGAAAGGCCATTATTAAATACCATACCCTGATAAACTGGGAGAAAACCGAGTACGAGCCGGTAATGGCTTTAATTGAGGTGAAGGTAACTCCTCAGCGGGAAGTGGGATTTGACGGAATTGCCAGAAGGATATATCAGTTTGCTGAAGTTAAAGATGTTTACCTGATGTCCGGGGATTATGATTTGGCGGTGATGGTGGAAGGGAGTTCGATGAAAGAAGTGGCTTTATTTGTTGCTTTAAAGCTTTCTACCATTGAAGGAGTGCAAAGCTGTGCTACCCACTTTATCTTAAAAACCTACAAGCATGAAGGAGTTATTTTGGACGATGAAGAGGAAGATAGAAGGCTGGTGATAACGCCGTGA
- a CDS encoding sodium:solute symporter family transporter, whose translation MVKFWFLGIFVFIMLVSGFFGFKKTKTVDDFILGGRKVGPWLSAFAYGTTYFSAVLFIGYAGKVGFSFGLPALWIAFGNAVIGSFLAWKILAKPTRYMTQQLNARTMPEFLAKRYDFPLYKPLAALIIFIFLVPYSASVYMGLSYLFEAVFGLSYLFALLLMAGLTAIYLLLGGYFAVALTDFIQGTIMLLGVFLMVGYLVNTPEVGGISSIAFKLSQINPDFTSLWGGQGFSSLMFLMLLTSFGSWGLPQMVQKFYAIRDEKAITPATWVSTLFALVIAGGAYFTGALTPLFFKSLPVDPATGKPTPDLLVPQLIAQHLPEWVAALILLLVLSASMSTLSSLVLVSSSAVAVDLLGDTGLLKDKSGRQILVLRILTIVFIAFSVVIALLKPAIILSLMAISWGAVAGSFLAPYFCGLFFRRVNAVGALAGTFTGLLTVVTLAVKHGFDAKVLPVAGVYGIFLPFVVVPLVSLLVPLKESKTVKLLFEE comes from the coding sequence ATGGTTAAGTTCTGGTTTTTGGGAATTTTTGTGTTTATTATGCTTGTTTCAGGATTTTTTGGGTTCAAGAAAACGAAAACGGTGGATGATTTCATCTTAGGAGGCCGCAAGGTGGGTCCGTGGCTGTCGGCGTTTGCTTATGGCACGACCTACTTTTCTGCGGTTCTTTTTATTGGTTACGCCGGCAAAGTGGGCTTTAGCTTTGGGCTTCCGGCCCTCTGGATTGCTTTTGGTAATGCGGTAATAGGAAGTTTTCTTGCCTGGAAGATATTAGCAAAACCTACCCGGTACATGACCCAGCAGTTAAATGCCCGGACAATGCCGGAGTTTTTAGCAAAAAGGTATGATTTTCCCCTTTATAAGCCTCTGGCTGCTTTAATCATTTTCATTTTTCTCGTACCCTACTCGGCGTCGGTATATATGGGCCTTAGTTACCTGTTTGAAGCGGTGTTTGGCTTGTCCTATCTTTTTGCCCTTCTATTAATGGCCGGACTGACCGCAATCTATCTTTTACTGGGAGGTTATTTTGCCGTAGCTCTTACCGACTTTATCCAGGGAACAATTATGCTGTTAGGTGTTTTTCTCATGGTGGGGTACCTGGTAAATACGCCGGAAGTGGGGGGAATCAGCAGCATTGCTTTTAAGCTTTCCCAGATTAATCCGGACTTTACTTCCCTCTGGGGTGGGCAGGGCTTCAGCTCTCTCATGTTTTTAATGCTTTTAACCAGCTTCGGGAGCTGGGGTTTACCGCAAATGGTACAAAAATTTTACGCGATAAGGGATGAAAAGGCAATAACACCGGCTACCTGGGTATCGACCCTCTTTGCTTTAGTTATTGCCGGGGGAGCGTATTTTACCGGAGCTTTAACGCCTTTATTTTTTAAATCCCTGCCGGTAGATCCGGCAACAGGCAAACCTACCCCCGACCTTTTAGTTCCCCAGTTAATTGCCCAGCACCTGCCGGAATGGGTGGCGGCGTTGATCTTACTCCTGGTTTTATCGGCATCGATGTCTACTTTGTCTTCCCTGGTGCTGGTTTCAAGCTCGGCGGTAGCGGTAGACCTTTTGGGAGATACGGGCTTACTCAAAGATAAAAGTGGTCGCCAGATTTTAGTGTTACGTATCTTAACGATAGTGTTTATTGCGTTTTCAGTGGTTATTGCCCTTTTAAAACCGGCTATTATTTTATCGTTAATGGCCATATCCTGGGGAGCCGTGGCGGGAAGCTTTTTAGCTCCGTATTTCTGTGGCTTATTTTTCCGGCGGGTAAATGCGGTGGGCGCCCTGGCGGGAACCTTTACCGGCTTATTAACGGTGGTAACTTTAGCGGTAAAGCACGGCTTTGATGCCAAAGTTCTGCCGGTAGCCGGGGTTTACGGCATTTTCTTACCCTTTGTGGTTGTACCTCTGGTAAGTTTATTAGTGCCGCTAAAAGAAAGCAAGACGGTGAAACTTTTATTTGAAGAATAG
- a CDS encoding phosphatase PAP2 family protein — MAKSRYDVNERVFWLIYGMARKNIYLDKVMVFFSRGGIYFYWLIMLYLFFTGDLKVKFYLFKTGVVGLIAVYLAKYLGRRYYFPRPFVEKGIKPLYPHAADSSFPSDHITGAVALTMGIWEVAKVAGIIALAYVVFLMISRVYVGHHYLRDVLAGAFLGGIVYYLLHFVFRLLIDIFV; from the coding sequence ATGGCGAAAAGCCGGTATGACGTTAACGAAAGAGTATTTTGGCTGATTTACGGCATGGCGCGAAAGAATATTTATTTAGACAAGGTTATGGTCTTTTTTTCCCGCGGGGGAATTTATTTTTACTGGCTAATTATGCTGTACTTGTTTTTTACGGGAGATTTAAAGGTTAAGTTTTATCTTTTTAAAACCGGTGTGGTGGGGTTAATTGCGGTATATTTGGCAAAATATTTGGGCAGGCGCTACTATTTTCCCAGGCCTTTTGTCGAAAAAGGGATTAAACCGTTATACCCCCATGCCGCTGACAGTTCCTTTCCTTCCGACCATATAACCGGAGCGGTGGCCCTAACGATGGGGATTTGGGAAGTGGCGAAGGTGGCGGGAATTATAGCCTTGGCATATGTAGTGTTTTTGATGATTTCAAGGGTCTACGTTGGCCACCATTATCTTCGGGATGTGCTGGCCGGGGCCTTTTTGGGAGGAATTGTTTATTACCTTTTGCATTTTGTTTTTCGTTTGCTTATTGACATTTTCGTATAA
- a CDS encoding aminotransferase class I/II-fold pyridoxal phosphate-dependent enzyme translates to MNLEEKINPVLRQIPPSGIRKFFDLVANTKGVISLGVGEPDFVTPWYIREEGIYSLEKGYTMYTSNQGLLELREEISRYLLRLTGVAYDPVQEVLVTVGVSEGVDLALRALVSPGDEVLIPEPSYVSYGPTTMLAGGKPVYIRTRPENGFKLTPELLEEAITPKSKILLLCYPNNPTGAVMTADDLAKLLPVIAEHDLLVISDEIYAELTYEGKHVSVASFPGMKERTVILNGFSKAFAMTGWRLGYAAGPKEIIAAMTKIHQYTMLCAPITAQKAAIEALKNQNDAVKKMVEEYNYRRRILVEAFSEMGLWLFEPKGAFYAFPDISATGLSSEEFAERLLFEEKVAVVPGSAFGPSGEGFIRISYATARKDLIEALKRIKRFVRKKSLKKQ, encoded by the coding sequence GTGAACCTTGAAGAAAAAATAAACCCGGTTTTACGGCAGATACCCCCTTCGGGGATCAGAAAATTTTTTGACCTGGTAGCCAATACCAAAGGCGTTATCTCCCTCGGGGTAGGGGAACCGGATTTTGTTACACCCTGGTATATCCGGGAAGAGGGGATTTATTCCCTGGAAAAGGGCTACACCATGTACACATCCAATCAGGGGCTTTTGGAACTTAGGGAAGAAATTAGCCGCTACCTCTTACGGCTTACGGGGGTAGCTTATGACCCGGTCCAGGAAGTTTTGGTGACCGTTGGGGTCAGCGAAGGGGTCGATTTAGCCCTGAGGGCTCTTGTCTCTCCCGGGGATGAGGTGCTTATTCCCGAGCCCTCCTATGTTTCTTACGGGCCAACGACGATGCTGGCGGGAGGGAAGCCGGTTTACATCCGGACGCGGCCGGAAAACGGCTTTAAATTAACGCCGGAGCTTTTAGAAGAAGCAATAACTCCGAAGTCGAAAATCTTGCTTCTCTGTTATCCCAATAACCCGACCGGAGCGGTGATGACCGCCGATGACCTGGCCAAACTCCTGCCGGTTATTGCCGAACACGACCTTCTCGTAATTTCCGATGAGATTTATGCGGAACTTACTTATGAAGGGAAGCACGTTTCCGTTGCTTCTTTTCCGGGAATGAAAGAGCGTACGGTGATTTTAAATGGCTTTTCCAAAGCTTTCGCCATGACCGGCTGGCGGCTTGGTTATGCGGCCGGTCCTAAAGAAATCATAGCGGCGATGACCAAAATACACCAGTACACCATGCTTTGCGCTCCGATTACGGCGCAAAAAGCAGCGATAGAAGCTTTGAAAAATCAAAACGATGCGGTAAAAAAGATGGTGGAAGAGTATAATTACCGGAGAAGAATTTTAGTGGAAGCTTTTAGCGAAATGGGGCTCTGGCTTTTTGAACCCAAAGGAGCCTTTTATGCTTTCCCGGATATTTCGGCAACCGGCTTATCCAGTGAAGAGTTTGCCGAAAGGCTTTTATTTGAAGAAAAGGTAGCGGTGGTACCCGGGTCGGCTTTTGGACCTTCTGGAGAGGGCTTTATCCGGATTTCCTATGCTACCGCCCGGAAAGATTTAATTGAAGCTTTAAAGAGAATAAAAAGATTTGTGCGGAAAAAATCTTTAAAAAAGCAGTAA
- the hflX gene encoding GTPase HflX, with the protein MEKALVAFLVENLKKFPYQKEEFLALLKTRGIEAVDIISQRLEHPVPATYFGYGKVQEIGELLKKHNLNLLAVGGDLTPTQAKNLEEILEVTVVDRTQIILEIFAEHAHTHEGKIQVELARLMYNLPRITGLGRVLSRLGGGIGTRGPGETKLEVLRRTIRKRIAELRRELKEIEQNRKVKRSRRLEAGVPIVALVGYTNAGKSTLLNALTGAGVLAEDKLFATLDPTVRKLTLPGGQKLLLIDTVGFIENMPPLIKEAFKSTLEVVHEAELILHVVDGANPYREEQEAVVEKILTEMKVRVPVITVYNKVDLLPEPVLFLGKRAVAISARTGYNMELLLKLIEENLFWQEVTVKAVLPFAQAFKIGDLKENLKLINLEYLPEGIEVTVAGPRERIARYLGREKLEESNGEKPV; encoded by the coding sequence GTGGAAAAAGCTTTAGTGGCTTTTTTAGTTGAAAACCTGAAAAAATTTCCCTACCAAAAGGAAGAGTTTTTAGCCCTCCTGAAAACCCGCGGGATTGAGGCTGTTGATATTATAAGCCAAAGGCTTGAGCATCCGGTTCCTGCCACTTATTTTGGCTACGGGAAGGTGCAGGAAATAGGAGAACTCTTAAAAAAACACAATTTAAATTTGCTGGCGGTGGGGGGAGATTTAACACCTACCCAGGCCAAAAACCTGGAAGAAATTCTGGAAGTTACGGTGGTGGATCGCACCCAGATTATCCTGGAAATTTTTGCCGAGCATGCCCACACCCATGAGGGGAAAATTCAGGTGGAGTTGGCCCGGCTTATGTATAACCTTCCCCGGATTACCGGGCTCGGACGGGTTTTGTCCCGCCTTGGGGGCGGTATTGGTACCCGGGGTCCCGGAGAGACCAAACTGGAGGTCCTGCGGCGGACTATTCGGAAAAGGATTGCCGAGTTGCGCCGGGAGTTAAAAGAAATTGAACAAAACCGGAAAGTCAAAAGGTCCCGGCGGTTGGAGGCGGGAGTGCCAATCGTAGCCCTGGTGGGGTATACCAATGCGGGTAAATCTACTTTACTTAATGCCCTTACCGGGGCGGGAGTGCTGGCGGAAGACAAACTCTTTGCCACTTTAGATCCTACGGTTAGAAAGCTAACTTTGCCCGGAGGGCAGAAGCTTCTTTTAATTGATACGGTGGGTTTTATTGAAAATATGCCACCCCTGATTAAAGAAGCGTTTAAATCGACTCTGGAGGTAGTGCATGAAGCAGAGTTAATTTTGCATGTGGTGGATGGGGCAAACCCATACCGGGAAGAGCAGGAAGCGGTGGTTGAAAAAATTCTAACGGAAATGAAAGTAAGAGTGCCGGTAATTACCGTTTATAATAAAGTGGATCTTTTGCCGGAACCGGTTTTGTTTTTGGGTAAAAGGGCGGTTGCGATTTCTGCCCGTACCGGCTATAACATGGAGCTACTTTTAAAATTAATAGAGGAAAACTTATTCTGGCAGGAAGTTACGGTGAAAGCCGTTTTGCCCTTTGCCCAGGCTTTTAAAATTGGGGATTTAAAAGAAAACTTAAAGCTTATAAATTTAGAGTATTTACCGGAAGGAATTGAGGTTACCGTTGCCGGTCCCCGGGAAAGAATAGCGAGGTACTTAGGAAGGGAAAAGCTGGAGGAGAGCAATGGCGAAAAGCCGGTATGA
- a CDS encoding phenylacetate--CoA ligase family protein — MSRKDLEELQLARLKAQVKRAYEKVPFYREKLEKAGIYPEKIKTLKDVRYLPVTTKDDLRDNYPFGLFAEPKKNLVRLHASSGTTGRPTVVGYTRGDLEVWAEVVARIVTMAGVTDEDTAQIAFGYGLFTGAFGLHYGLEKVGALVVPISVGNSRRQIQLMRDFGTTALICTPSYSLHLAETARELGIEPRSLGLKWGLFGSEPWTEEMRAEIEKQWGIVATDNYGLSEIIGPGVSGECLEREGLHINEDHFLVEVVDPETLEPKEPGEEGELIITPLTKEALPLLRYRTRDISKINPEPCRCGRTTTRMQRVKGRTDDMLIIRGVNVFPSQIESVLMEIEGTAPHYQLIVSKRGYLDELEVQVEIEEKFFTGKFKDLEQLTRTIEERLASTLQISAKVKLLEPRSLERSEGKAKRVIDLRNSGERG; from the coding sequence ATGTCCAGGAAGGACCTGGAAGAACTCCAGCTTGCGCGATTGAAGGCCCAGGTGAAAAGAGCTTATGAAAAAGTCCCCTTTTATCGCGAGAAATTAGAAAAGGCCGGGATTTACCCCGAAAAAATAAAGACGTTAAAGGATGTGCGGTATCTACCGGTAACGACCAAGGATGATCTCAGGGATAATTATCCCTTTGGTTTGTTTGCCGAGCCCAAGAAAAATTTGGTGCGGCTTCACGCTTCCAGCGGCACCACCGGTCGGCCCACGGTGGTGGGCTATACCCGGGGGGATCTGGAAGTCTGGGCTGAGGTGGTGGCCCGGATTGTAACCATGGCCGGTGTTACCGACGAAGATACCGCCCAGATTGCCTTTGGCTACGGCCTTTTTACGGGAGCTTTTGGGCTTCACTATGGGTTAGAAAAAGTGGGGGCGCTGGTGGTGCCCATTTCGGTGGGGAATTCCCGCCGGCAGATTCAGCTAATGCGTGATTTCGGTACCACCGCTTTAATTTGCACTCCCTCTTATTCTTTGCATCTGGCGGAAACAGCCCGGGAACTGGGGATAGAGCCCAGGAGCTTGGGGCTCAAGTGGGGACTTTTTGGTTCGGAGCCCTGGACGGAAGAAATGCGGGCGGAAATTGAAAAGCAGTGGGGAATTGTGGCAACGGACAATTATGGCTTGTCGGAAATTATCGGACCCGGAGTTTCGGGGGAGTGTTTGGAGCGGGAAGGACTTCACATTAACGAAGATCATTTTTTAGTAGAAGTGGTGGACCCCGAAACCCTGGAGCCCAAAGAACCGGGAGAAGAAGGGGAGTTAATCATTACCCCTTTAACCAAAGAAGCTCTGCCCCTTTTGCGCTACCGTACCCGGGACATCAGTAAAATTAATCCCGAGCCCTGCCGCTGTGGCCGGACTACCACCCGGATGCAGCGGGTAAAAGGGAGAACCGATGATATGTTAATTATCCGGGGGGTCAATGTTTTTCCCTCGCAAATTGAAAGCGTCCTAATGGAAATTGAAGGCACAGCTCCCCATTATCAGCTCATAGTTTCCAAACGGGGATATCTGGACGAGTTAGAAGTTCAGGTGGAAATCGAAGAAAAGTTCTTTACCGGAAAGTTTAAAGACTTGGAACAACTAACCCGCACTATAGAAGAACGTCTTGCTTCAACTCTGCAGATTTCCGCCAAGGTAAAGCTTTTGGAACCAAGGTCCCTGGAGCGCTCCGAAGGTAAAGCCAAACGAGTAATAGATTTAAGAAATAGCGGAGAAAGGGGATAG
- a CDS encoding YkvA family protein, which yields MIERISFLVKKAPKYAKLAWRLARHPELTLKEKSILAGGLLYWASPIDFIPGVIPALGQLDDLIVALSSLNYALKKLPPDIRRQELLAVGLEEEEIEDDIRYLKAVAREIAEQTLNFSAKTLGFAGRQATKLMIKGTGFLLRKLIKWSQG from the coding sequence ATGATTGAAAGGATATCTTTTCTTGTAAAAAAGGCTCCGAAGTATGCTAAACTTGCTTGGCGCTTAGCGCGCCACCCGGAGCTTACCCTTAAGGAGAAGTCGATTTTGGCGGGGGGGCTATTATACTGGGCATCGCCTATTGATTTTATTCCGGGGGTTATTCCAGCTTTAGGGCAGCTTGATGACTTAATTGTTGCTTTATCTTCCCTAAACTATGCCTTAAAAAAGCTGCCGCCGGATATCCGAAGACAGGAACTTTTGGCTGTGGGTTTGGAAGAAGAAGAAATTGAAGACGATATCCGCTATTTAAAAGCAGTGGCCCGGGAGATTGCCGAACAAACTCTGAATTTTTCCGCAAAAACCCTGGGCTTTGCCGGAAGGCAGGCAACAAAGTTAATGATTAAAGGAACGGGTTTTCTGTTGCGAAAGCTAATAAAATGGAGCCAAGGCTGA
- a CDS encoding ABC transporter ATP-binding protein gives MSIIVVDNVKLNGSDGQVILDGITFTVEEGDFLGVLGPSGAGKSSLFRLLNRLLSPTSGEIYYRGKNIKEYDPIKLRREIGYVLQRPYLFGQKVLEDLTYPFRIRQEKPDMELIYKYLAQANLKEEILAKKPTELSGGEAQRISLIRTLLVQPRVLLLDEVTSALDLDTTRAILDLILKEKEEKNLTVLAITHNLEAFNFTKVLYLDAGKVKYFGEGKI, from the coding sequence ATGAGTATTATTGTCGTGGATAACGTAAAACTAAACGGTAGTGATGGGCAAGTGATCTTGGATGGTATTACTTTTACTGTGGAGGAAGGGGATTTTCTCGGGGTATTAGGACCTTCCGGGGCGGGGAAAAGTAGCCTTTTTAGGTTATTAAACCGCCTTTTATCGCCCACCTCCGGAGAGATTTACTACCGGGGAAAGAATATCAAAGAGTACGATCCGATCAAACTTCGCCGGGAAATTGGATATGTTTTGCAAAGACCTTATCTTTTTGGTCAAAAAGTTTTGGAGGATTTAACCTATCCCTTTCGCATAAGGCAGGAAAAGCCGGACATGGAATTAATTTACAAATATTTAGCTCAAGCCAATTTAAAAGAAGAAATCCTTGCCAAAAAACCCACCGAATTATCCGGAGGAGAAGCCCAAAGGATTTCCTTAATTAGAACGCTTTTAGTACAGCCCAGAGTTTTACTTTTAGACGAAGTTACGTCGGCTCTGGACCTTGATACCACCCGGGCAATTTTAGACCTCATTTTAAAGGAAAAAGAGGAAAAAAACCTTACAGTGTTAGCGATTACCCATAATCTTGAGGCGTTTAACTTTACAAAGGTGCTGTACCTTGATGCTGGAAAGGTAAAATATTTTGGGGAGGGAAAAATTTGA
- the iorA gene encoding indolepyruvate ferredoxin oxidoreductase subunit alpha gives MARLMTGNEAIARGAFEAGVKIGVGYPGTPSTEILENFARYPGVYAQWSPNEKVALEVGIGASLAGARTLVTMKHVGVNVAADSLLTLSYTGVNAGLVLVSADDPGLHSSQNEQDNRYYGKLAKIPVLEPSDSEEARKFVKLAYELSEEFDTPVILRTTTRIAHTHTLVIEEEPREVSLKPYVKNPQKYVMVPGNARLRHQVVEERRQKLLEYAEITPLNRIEEGTGDVGFITSGISYQYVKEAFPGSPVLKLGLTWPLPEKLILKFAEKVKTIIVVEELEPYIEEHVRALGLKVVGKEIIPRTGELNHYIVQKAVLKYLGEDIADFLENLDLPQRPPVMCPGCPHRPVFYILSELKLTVTGDIGCYTLGVMPPLGAIDTTVCMGAGIGMALGMEKANPDFSGKTVAVIGDSTFLHSGITPLIDMVYNGGKGTILILDNRTTAMTGHQPHPATGKTLMGEPAPQVDFEALARALGVKRVTTVDPFDLQQLRAVITEEVAAGEVSVVVVRRECALLPNQTREPLTVISEKCTGCQRCLKLGCPAIAIKDKKASIDPLLCNGCGVCAQVCKFSAIIKGGDSLG, from the coding sequence ATGGCCAGGTTAATGACCGGAAACGAAGCGATTGCCCGGGGTGCTTTTGAAGCGGGGGTAAAAATTGGGGTGGGCTATCCCGGTACTCCCAGTACGGAGATTTTGGAGAATTTTGCCAGGTACCCGGGGGTCTATGCCCAGTGGTCGCCCAATGAGAAAGTAGCTTTAGAGGTGGGGATTGGAGCTTCCCTTGCCGGAGCTCGAACCCTGGTGACCATGAAACATGTTGGGGTGAACGTGGCAGCGGATTCGCTTTTAACCTTGAGCTATACCGGTGTAAATGCGGGGCTGGTGCTGGTATCCGCCGATGATCCCGGACTGCACAGTTCCCAGAACGAACAGGATAACCGTTATTACGGTAAACTGGCTAAAATACCGGTATTGGAACCCTCGGACAGTGAAGAGGCCCGCAAGTTTGTGAAACTTGCCTATGAATTAAGTGAAGAGTTTGATACACCGGTTATTTTAAGGACAACCACCAGGATTGCCCATACCCATACGTTAGTGATTGAGGAGGAACCCCGGGAGGTAAGCTTAAAGCCGTACGTTAAAAACCCGCAAAAGTACGTGATGGTTCCGGGAAATGCCCGGTTGCGCCATCAGGTGGTGGAGGAGCGACGGCAGAAGCTTTTGGAATATGCCGAAATTACTCCGTTAAACCGGATAGAAGAGGGAACGGGGGATGTGGGCTTTATTACGTCGGGAATAAGCTACCAGTATGTTAAAGAAGCTTTTCCCGGCTCTCCGGTTTTAAAGCTCGGACTTACCTGGCCGCTTCCGGAAAAACTTATTTTAAAATTTGCCGAAAAGGTTAAAACCATCATAGTGGTGGAAGAATTGGAGCCGTACATAGAAGAACACGTGCGTGCCCTGGGGTTAAAAGTCGTGGGCAAGGAAATTATCCCCCGTACCGGTGAGTTAAACCACTATATTGTGCAAAAGGCGGTTTTAAAATACCTGGGAGAGGATATAGCCGATTTCCTTGAGAATTTGGATTTACCCCAGAGGCCGCCGGTAATGTGTCCGGGCTGTCCGCACCGGCCGGTGTTTTATATTTTAAGTGAACTTAAACTTACGGTAACCGGTGATATCGGCTGCTACACCTTAGGGGTAATGCCACCTTTAGGGGCAATTGATACTACCGTTTGCATGGGAGCGGGCATCGGAATGGCTTTAGGAATGGAAAAAGCCAATCCGGATTTTTCCGGGAAAACGGTAGCGGTTATTGGCGATTCAACTTTTTTACATTCGGGGATTACACCTTTAATCGATATGGTATATAATGGAGGCAAAGGGACTATATTAATACTGGATAACCGCACCACGGCAATGACCGGCCACCAGCCCCACCCGGCAACGGGTAAAACCTTAATGGGAGAACCGGCACCTCAAGTGGATTTTGAGGCGTTGGCCAGGGCGTTAGGGGTAAAGCGGGTTACGACCGTTGATCCCTTTGATCTGCAGCAACTGAGAGCGGTTATAACCGAGGAAGTAGCGGCCGGAGAGGTATCGGTAGTGGTGGTGCGGCGGGAATGTGCGCTGTTGCCCAATCAAACCCGGGAGCCCCTAACGGTAATTTCGGAAAAATGTACCGGTTGCCAGCGCTGCTTGAAGTTAGGCTGCCCGGCAATAGCCATTAAAGATAAGAAAGCTTCTATTGACCCGCTTTTATGTAACGGTTGCGGGGTATGTGCCCAGGTTTGTAAATTTTCGGCCATAATAAAGGGTGGTGATTCCCTTGGATAA
- a CDS encoding ABC transporter permease has product MSNWSLLLSFSLVILAMLVSKKEKLLLEKDLLVGSIRAVVQLVAVGYILKFIFARNNFWFTTALLLVMVLNAAYIAGKRGEGIKNSHLISFGAIVMGLIITLGALIAFRAISYKPSQAIPVSGMIVGNAMVAVGLVFRSLKQTFRDRREEVEVKLSLGAPPREAAFSLIRESIKTAMLPTVDQMKTLGIVQLPGMMTGLILAGANPLMAIKYQIMVAFMLAGAVTVAAYVASYFAYRGFFNEDFQIVS; this is encoded by the coding sequence TTGAGCAACTGGTCGCTTCTTTTAAGCTTTAGTTTGGTTATTCTGGCAATGCTTGTTTCCAAAAAAGAGAAACTTTTGTTAGAAAAAGATCTTTTAGTGGGAAGTATCCGGGCAGTGGTGCAGTTGGTAGCGGTAGGATATATCTTAAAATTTATCTTTGCCCGGAATAATTTCTGGTTTACTACGGCCCTTTTACTGGTAATGGTTTTAAATGCGGCTTATATAGCCGGTAAAAGGGGTGAAGGGATTAAAAATAGCCATCTTATCTCCTTTGGGGCAATCGTGATGGGACTCATCATTACCCTGGGGGCTCTGATTGCTTTTCGGGCTATTTCCTATAAGCCCAGCCAGGCCATTCCGGTAAGCGGAATGATTGTGGGAAATGCGATGGTGGCGGTGGGACTGGTGTTTCGAAGCTTAAAACAAACTTTTCGCGACCGGCGGGAAGAGGTAGAGGTAAAATTAAGCCTGGGTGCTCCTCCCCGGGAAGCGGCTTTTTCCCTTATCCGCGAAAGTATTAAAACGGCAATGCTTCCCACCGTAGACCAGATGAAAACTCTGGGAATCGTTCAGCTGCCGGGAATGATGACCGGTTTAATCTTAGCCGGGGCGAATCCGCTTATGGCGATTAAATACCAGATTATGGTGGCGTTTATGCTGGCAGGGGCGGTAACGGTGGCGGCTTATGTGGCAAGCTATTTTGCTTACCGGGGATTTTTTAATGAAGATTTCCAGATCGTAAGTTAA